AGCAGATGCTCACTCTCGGCCGCCTCGCCCCAGGTCAGCACCGGTGTCACGCAGGCGTCGGTCCCGGCGAAGATCGCGGTCCACTCGTCGCGGGTCTTGGTGGCGAACCGCTCGGTGAAGATGTCGCGCAGCTCGTCGTAACGGGCCAGTTCGAACTGCCCGGGGATCTCCGCGGCGTCCAGCCCGAGGCCGGCCACCAACTGGGCGAAGAACTGCGGTTCGATGGACCCGACGGCCATGTACTGTCCGTCCGACGTCTCGTAGGTGCGGTAGTACGGAGCACCGCCGTCGAGCAGGAACGACTCGCGTTCGTCGCGCAACGAGCCGGTGGCCCGCATCGTCCACATCATCTGGGACAGCATGCTGACGCCGTCGACCATCGCGGCGTCGATCACCTGGCCCTTGCCGGACTTCTCGCGCTCGAACAGCGCCGTGACGATGCCGATCACCACGAGCATCGAGCCACCACCGAAGTCGGCGACGAGGTTCAGCGGCGCCACCGGCGGTCGGTCGCGGTAGCCGATCGCCGACAGGGCACCGGTCTGCGACAGATAGTTGATGTCGTGTCCGGCGGTGGTGGCCAGTGGTCCATCCTGGCCCCAACCGGTGATGCGGGCGAAGACCAGGCGCGGATTGACGGCTTCACAGTCGGCCGGGCCGACGCCGAGGCGTTCGCAGGTGCCGGGCCGGAAGCAGTCCAGCAGGACATCGGCTTTGGCGACCAGCTCCAGCAGCTTGCCTGGCTCGGACTTCACGTCGAGATCCACGATCCGCTTGCCCCGGTGCAGCAGATCGACATTCTCGGCAGGCATGGTCAGGCCACCCGGGCGCCGCACCCGCACCACGTCGGCACCCAGGTCCGACAGCATCATCGCGGCGTGGGGCCCGGGGCCGATGCCGCCGAGTTCGATAACTCGCACTCCGGCGAGCGGTCCGGTATTGGTCATGCGAGGCACACTAGGGGATGGCTGAAAACGGCTACACCGTCGGTGACTATCTGCTGGACCGGCTCGCCGAACTCGGGGTGACCGAGGTCTTCGGCGTGCCAGGCGACTATCAGTTGGAGTTCCTCGACCACATCGTGGCTCACCCGAAAGTGAACTGGGTCGGTGGCGCCAACGAGCTCAACGCCGGTTATGCCGCCGACGGCTACGGCCGGCTGCGGGGTATGGCCGCGCTGGTCACCACCTTCGGTGTCGGCGAACTGTCGGCGGCGAATGCGATTGCGGGCAGTTACGCCGAGCACGTCCCGGTGGTGCACATCGTCGGCGCGCCGTCGAAGGATTCCCAGGGTGCCCGCCGCGTCGTGCACCACACCCTCGGTGACGGCGACTTCGAACACTTTCTGCGGATGAGTCGTGAAATCACCTGTGCACAAGCCAATTTGGTGCCTGCGACGGCCACCCGCGAGATCGACCGGGTGCTCTCGGAAGTGCGTGAGCAGAAGCGGCCCGGCTACCTGTTGATCGCGACGGACGTGGCCCGGTTCCCCACCGAGCCGCCCAGCGTGCCACTGGCCCGCTACACCGGCGGCACGAGTCCGCGGGCGCTGTCGATGTTCACCGCGGCGGTCGCCGAGATGATCGGCGATCACCGACTGACCGTGCTGGCCGATTTTCTGGTGCACCGATTGGACTGCGTCGACGAGCTCGGTGCGCTGCTGGCCGCCGACACCGTGCCGCACGCCACGCTGATGTGGGGCAAGAGCCTGGTCGACGAGACTTCACCGAACTACCTGGGCATCTACGCCGGTGCGGCCAGCGAGGATTCGGTGCGTGAGGCGATCGAAGATGCTCCGGTGCTGGTGACCGCGGGGGTGTTGTTCACCGACATGGTCAGCGGATTCTTCAGTCAGCGCATCGACCCGGCTCGCACCATCGACATCGGCGTCAACCAGAGTGTGGTGGCCGGACAGGTCTACGCCCCGCTGGACATGGCGGCCGCGCTCGACGCCGTCACCGCGATCCTCACCGAGCGGGGCCTCACCTCGCCGGCGCTGCCGCCCGCGCCCGCCCGAGCGCCCGCCGACCCACCGGCCCGGGACGCCGCGCTGACTCAGGAATCATTGTGGGACAGGCTTTCTCAGGCCCTGACCCCGGGCAATGTGGTCCTCGCCGACCAGGGGACATCGTTCTACGGGATGGCCGGGCACCGGTTGCCGTCCGGGGTCACCTTCATCGGCCAGCCGCTGTGGGGTTCGATCGGCTACACCCTGCCCGCCGCGCTCGGCGCCGGGCTCGCCGATCGAGACCGGCGCACCGTGCTGCTGATCGGCGACGGCGCAGCCCAGCTCACGATCCAGGAATTGGGCTCGTTCGGCCGCGAGGGCCTGGCACCCGTTGTCATCGTGGTCAACAACGACGGGTACACCGTGGAACGCGCAATCCACGGTGTCACAGCCGAATACAACGACATCACCGGATGGTGCTGGACCGAGCTGCCCGCCGCGCTGGGAGTGCCCGACGCCCTCACCTTCCGGGTCAGCACCTACGGCGAGCTCGACGATGCCCTGACCATCGCGGCCGCGACGCCGCAGCACATGGTATTCCTGGAGGTGATGCTGGGCCGCATGGACATCCCGCCGCTGTTGACCGAGTTGGCGCAGTCCGCCTCGGCGGCCAACGCGGGGTGAGTTCGGCCTGTTCAGCCCTTCTTGACCTTGAGCACCTGCTTGCGCAGGCCGTCGGTGGCAGTCTCGACCCCGCCCTTCATGGTGCGCTTGAGGATGAAGCCGGGCAGGGGCACCGACAGGTCGATGGTGATGTCGAACCGAACCCGGGTCTTGTCTCCCTCGGGCGTCAAGGTGTAGCTGGCGTCCTGCGCCTTGAGCTGACCCGCCCGCACCAGCGTCCAGCTCACCTTGTTCTCGCTCCAGGTGTACTCGATCACCTGCTCGTCGGTCAGCCCGGCGGCCTTGACGGTCATCTTGACCTGCTTGGGCCGGCCGTCGTCGTAGGTCTCGAGGATCTCCGCGCGCTGGTACTGCGGTGACCAGGTGGGCGTCGCCTCGACGTCGGCGACGACGTCGAGGATCTCTTCCGGGGTCGCCTCGATGACTACTTCACGGGAATCGCTGGTTGCCATGGGGCGAAGGGTACCCGGGCTAACCTCGACGACATGAGTGATGCGGTTGATCCGACGGTCCGCCCCAGCGGGCCCGGCTGTGTGGACTGCGAAGCCGGCGGCGGCTGGTGGGTGCATCTGCGACGATGCGCGGCGTGCGGGCACATCGGCTGCTGTGATGATTCGCTGGCACGGCACGCGTCGGCGCATTGGCGCGAAACCGGCCATCCGATCATCCGCTCGTTCGAGCCGGGTGAGGGCTGGTTCTGGAACTTCGAGACCAACGAGTACTACGACGGGCCCGAACTTGCCCCGCCGCAGCATCATCCCAAAGATCAGCCCGTTCCCGGGCCGAAGGGCCGCGTGCCCAAGGACTGGGCCGACCAGCTACGCAACCGCTAGTCGCCCAGCACCGCCTTGGCGGCGTTGTAGCCAGGGATGAAGGTGATCCCAGGGCCACCGTGGCACCCGGCACTGGCCAGGTACAGCCCGTCGATCGGAATCGGTTGACCGACATACCCTTTGGGGCCGGGACGGTTGGGCCCCATTTGCTCGGGATGGATCAGGCCGTGGCAGTAGTCGCCACCGGGCGCGCCGAACATGGTGCCCATATGTCGCGGCGTGAACGTGGTGTGCCGGATGATCCGGCGCTCGAAATCCGGTGCCAATCGGGTGATCTTCTCGATGACGCGCCGGCCCATCTCGGCTTTCAGTTCCCCGTACCCGGACGCGGACCCCTCGACCGGGAACCACAGGGCGAACGCCGAAGCGGCGTGCTTTCCCGCCGGGGCCAGGGTCGGATCATGGGCCGACGGAATCTGGAACGCGATCGCCGGGTCGGCAGGCACGATCCCGCGCCGGGCATCCTGCCACTGCTGCTGCAGCTCTTCCGGCGTGCTGAAAATGCCTATGGCAGCCTGCATTTCCGGGTCGTTCAACAGCTCGTACGGGGCGTCGAACGTCGGCGCCCCGTCGAGCGCGAAGTGCATCTGCAGATAGCTGCCGCGGTGGTCGATGCGGGTGAACCGCTCGCGCACCTCGGCAGGCAGGGCATCGGGGTCGATCAGCTCGGTGACCGTGCTGTCCGGGGCGATCGCGGACACCACGACGGGTGCGGTGATCGTCGCTCCGCCGGCCAGCTGCACTCCGGTGACCCGGCCGCTGTCGACCAGGATGTGTTCGACGCTGCTGCGCAACCTCAGCTCGCCCCCGGCGTCGGCGAGCAGGTCCTGGAGGTGGTCTGTCAGGGCCCCGATCCCGCCCGCGAGCTTCTTCATCAGCACCGCGTTTTCGTCGGGTACCGCCAGTCCGTAGGCGAGGGCGGCCGCACTGC
The genomic region above belongs to Mycolicibacterium sp. HK-90 and contains:
- a CDS encoding CaiB/BaiF CoA-transferase family protein, yielding MTNTGPLAGVRVIELGGIGPGPHAAMMLSDLGADVVRVRRPGGLTMPAENVDLLHRGKRIVDLDVKSEPGKLLELVAKADVLLDCFRPGTCERLGVGPADCEAVNPRLVFARITGWGQDGPLATTAGHDINYLSQTGALSAIGYRDRPPVAPLNLVADFGGGSMLVVIGIVTALFEREKSGKGQVIDAAMVDGVSMLSQMMWTMRATGSLRDERESFLLDGGAPYYRTYETSDGQYMAVGSIEPQFFAQLVAGLGLDAAEIPGQFELARYDELRDIFTERFATKTRDEWTAIFAGTDACVTPVLTWGEAAESEHLLARSTLVDVDGVAQAAPAPRFSRTPAGAPGQPPQGSTDIADIGWS
- a CDS encoding alpha-keto acid decarboxylase family protein, with translation MAENGYTVGDYLLDRLAELGVTEVFGVPGDYQLEFLDHIVAHPKVNWVGGANELNAGYAADGYGRLRGMAALVTTFGVGELSAANAIAGSYAEHVPVVHIVGAPSKDSQGARRVVHHTLGDGDFEHFLRMSREITCAQANLVPATATREIDRVLSEVREQKRPGYLLIATDVARFPTEPPSVPLARYTGGTSPRALSMFTAAVAEMIGDHRLTVLADFLVHRLDCVDELGALLAADTVPHATLMWGKSLVDETSPNYLGIYAGAASEDSVREAIEDAPVLVTAGVLFTDMVSGFFSQRIDPARTIDIGVNQSVVAGQVYAPLDMAAALDAVTAILTERGLTSPALPPAPARAPADPPARDAALTQESLWDRLSQALTPGNVVLADQGTSFYGMAGHRLPSGVTFIGQPLWGSIGYTLPAALGAGLADRDRRTVLLIGDGAAQLTIQELGSFGREGLAPVVIVVNNDGYTVERAIHGVTAEYNDITGWCWTELPAALGVPDALTFRVSTYGELDDALTIAAATPQHMVFLEVMLGRMDIPPLLTELAQSASAANAG
- a CDS encoding SRPBCC family protein, producing the protein MATSDSREVVIEATPEEILDVVADVEATPTWSPQYQRAEILETYDDGRPKQVKMTVKAAGLTDEQVIEYTWSENKVSWTLVRAGQLKAQDASYTLTPEGDKTRVRFDITIDLSVPLPGFILKRTMKGGVETATDGLRKQVLKVKKG
- a CDS encoding UBP-type zinc finger domain-containing protein, giving the protein MSDAVDPTVRPSGPGCVDCEAGGGWWVHLRRCAACGHIGCCDDSLARHASAHWRETGHPIIRSFEPGEGWFWNFETNEYYDGPELAPPQHHPKDQPVPGPKGRVPKDWADQLRNR
- a CDS encoding NAD(P)/FAD-dependent oxidoreductase; amino-acid sequence: MADYDAIVIGAGHNGLAAAALLARAGRRTLCLEAGRYAGGMASTVELFDGYRFEIAGSLQFPTSAVVSAELGLDTLPTVDLEVMSVSLRGIGDPPVVYYADPMKMLAHLGEVHGADAVAGMAGLMAWSLAPTRALGRFDAGCSPRTLDEMYAYAATESERSAIDDLLFGSVSDVLDRYLPDRDKHGALRGMLAFLAVNTTYRGPETPGSAAALAYGLAVPDENAVLMKKLAGGIGALTDHLQDLLADAGGELRLRSSVEHILVDSGRVTGVQLAGGATITAPVVVSAIAPDSTVTELIDPDALPAEVRERFTRIDHRGSYLQMHFALDGAPTFDAPYELLNDPEMQAAIGIFSTPEELQQQWQDARRGIVPADPAIAFQIPSAHDPTLAPAGKHAASAFALWFPVEGSASGYGELKAEMGRRVIEKITRLAPDFERRIIRHTTFTPRHMGTMFGAPGGDYCHGLIHPEQMGPNRPGPKGYVGQPIPIDGLYLASAGCHGGPGITFIPGYNAAKAVLGD